The nucleotide window TTTAAAAAATGTCATTTTCGGGCTGTCAACAACTTTTTATAAGTGTCATTTTCGGGCCCGACCCGAAAATCCCTCTGCATGAGATTGCCGCATCAAGTGCGGCAATGACAGGGTGTCGAGCACGGCAATGACTCATACTGAACGCTACGCCACATTCGCACACACATTCGTAGCAGGTGCGTGCGAATGTGGCGTAGCGTTCGGAATGACACTAGGATGTAAACTTATTGGTCATCCCCTCCTGCTGTATTCTAAAAGTTTATATTTCTATTGCTATGCGGGTACCTGCTGTAGCGGTATTTCTTGCATAAACCGAGGCTGCGTTTCTGTACGGGTTTGAGAATCCGTCTATCTGTTTCCTCAGCTGGGAAAGGTGACTCTTTAAGAGAATCCTGTTCTTTTCATTCTGTGTAATGACTTTCTGCTGAAGGGAAGCAAGTTCTTTCTGAATTGTTTCTACCGGAACTGCATCTTCCATACTGTAGAAGCTTCTTTCTTTTTCGTACATTGTCTTAAGCGGAACAATCACTTTCTGTAATGAACAGATGCTTGAAACTATCTGTCCTTCAAGTTCCGTATGGTTCATCAGAGACTGTGCGTCTTCGGTGTAAATCTTTGCTTCCTGATGCTCAAGTACATTCAGGTATTCTGCAAATTTTGCCCTCTGCTGTTCAAGCAGGGTCCTGAATCTTCTGAGAACTGCAATTCTTTCGTTTAGTTCTTCCTGACTAAGTTTCTGCATAAACTGCCTCCCGTTATTTGATTTATGTCAGCCCTGAATGTTTAACGAACTGTGCTGCGGACCTGAATTTTGGGTATTTGCCGTTGAAGATGCGGCGGTTTCCCATGACTGGTGAAGGTCAGAAAGCATTTTCCGTATCGAACTGAGTTTTTCTTTATCATGAGAAATGCTGGCATCCAGAATTTCTTTGTTGAAGTATATGTACAGGGACATAAGGTTTTTTGCAATTTCTCCTCCCTTATCCATGTCAAGGCTTACTTCAAGTTCCGTTATTATATCCATTACTTTCTGAAGATGATTTCCAAAGTTTTCAATCTGTTTTGCCGGAATTTTATTGTTTCCGTCTATAAGGGCAATTGCCTTGTCCAGATGAGATACGGCACCTTCATAGAGCATTACGACCAGTTTTCCCTGACTTGCAGTCTTTACTCCTACTGATTTATAAGCGTTATATCCGCCGTAAGGATTTGTATATGCCATGATTCACCTCTGTTATATTCTGTTTTTAAGATTATCGGTTTTTTTTAATTCAGGTTTAGTTTTTTATCGAATTTATTTTGTAAAAATAGTTTCCACACAAGACAAAAAAATGCTTATATTGTATATTGATGATACTTTCGTTAGTGTAGGTGTGTATGAGCGAAAACAATAAAAAAGAAGATGATAACCGCAGGGAAAATGATCCGTATGATTTTTTTAAGCTGGATCCGGGTCCAGGCGGAAATAATAACGATAAAAAAACTCCTGACGGAAAGAAAAAGGTACCTTTCTGGGGAATTCTTCTTATAATTCTTGGAATTCTTGTAATCGTAAACCTTGTTTTTACGGACAGGGATGAAGGTAAGGAAGTTTCTTTCTCAGAATTCAGGTCTAAGATACTTTCAGGTGAAATTATAGAAATCGAGATGGGAGAAAATACTTTTGTAGGGTATACGGCAGAAGCTGCCTCGTCAAAGTCTGGCGGGGGTCTGTTTTCTGCTGCATCTTCCAGAGGAATATACAGGACGAGAGGTGTTTTAAGGGACAGTTTCCTTGATCAGCTTGATGCTCAGGGAGTTAAATATTCCTTCATAAAGCCTCAGAATAACTATTTCCTTCAGCTGCTTCTTAATCTTGCAGTTCCTTTCGGATTCCTTCTGCTTATGTATTTCTTCTTTTTCCGCAAGATGGGCGGCGGCGGTGTTGGCGGCATGTCTATCTTCGGTGGCGGCGGTAAGACTAAAGCTGTTGACGAAGGTAAAGTTAAAACTCGTTTTGCTGATGTAGCCGGTGTTGATGAAGCAAAGGAAGAACTTGTTGAAGTTGTAGATTTCCTTAAGGAACCAAAAAAATATACTGAAATCGGCGGTAAAATTCCTAAGGGTGTTCTTCTTGTCGGACCTCCGGGAACAGGTAAAACCCTTCTTGCCCGTGCAGTTGCAGGTGAGGCAGGTGTTCCGTTTTTCAGGATAAGCGGTTCTGATTTCGTGGAAATGTTTGTCGGTGTAGGTGCATCAAGAGTTCGTGATTTGTTCCGTGCTGCAAGGGAAAAGGCACCGTGCATTATTTTTATTGATGAACTTGATGCAATCGGTAAAAGCCGCGTAAATAATCTTGGCGGTAATGATGAACGGGAACAGACACTTAATCAGCTTCTTGTAGAAATGGATGGATTTGACAATGAGAAGGGGCTTATCCTTCTTGCGGCTACAAACCGTGCTGACATTCTGGATCCTGCTCTTTTAAGGCCTGGCCGTTTTGACAGACAGGTTCCGGTAGAGCGTCCTGACGTAAAGGGTCGTGAAGCAATTCTGAAGATTCATGCAAAGAATGTAAAACTTGATGATGATGTAGATTTCGTTTCCGTTGCTCATGGTACCTCAGGATTTGCAGGAGCTGATCTTGCAAACGTTATAAATGAGGCAGCCCTTCTGGCAGTTCGTAATGGACGTAAGAAGGTCTGCATGGAAGATCTTAACGAAGCTATTGATAAGGTAAGCATCGGTCTTAAGAAAAAGACTCGCCGTGATAACATTAAGGAACGCAGGCTTGTTGCATTCCATGAAACCGGGCATGCCCTTGTAGGAGCCTTTACGCCTGATTATCCTCCGGTAAATAAAATAACTGTAGTACCTCGCTCAAGGGGAGTAGGCGGTTTTACCCAGTACCGGGAGGAAGAAGAAAGGTTCTTCCGTACGAAGCGGGATATGCTTAATGAAATAGACACATGTCTTGGCGGACGTGCTGCTGAACAGATAATGCTGGGAGAAATTTCGACCGGTGCTTCAAATGACATTCAGAGGGCAACCGACATTATTCATGACATGATAACTGTCTACGGTATGAGTGAACGCTTCAAGAACGTTACTCTCGGAAAGAGGGGCGGCGGTTATGCTGCGGA belongs to Treponema rectale and includes:
- the ftsH gene encoding ATP-dependent zinc metalloprotease FtsH, which gives rise to MSENNKKEDDNRRENDPYDFFKLDPGPGGNNNDKKTPDGKKKVPFWGILLIILGILVIVNLVFTDRDEGKEVSFSEFRSKILSGEIIEIEMGENTFVGYTAEAASSKSGGGLFSAASSRGIYRTRGVLRDSFLDQLDAQGVKYSFIKPQNNYFLQLLLNLAVPFGFLLLMYFFFFRKMGGGGVGGMSIFGGGGKTKAVDEGKVKTRFADVAGVDEAKEELVEVVDFLKEPKKYTEIGGKIPKGVLLVGPPGTGKTLLARAVAGEAGVPFFRISGSDFVEMFVGVGASRVRDLFRAAREKAPCIIFIDELDAIGKSRVNNLGGNDEREQTLNQLLVEMDGFDNEKGLILLAATNRADILDPALLRPGRFDRQVPVERPDVKGREAILKIHAKNVKLDDDVDFVSVAHGTSGFAGADLANVINEAALLAVRNGRKKVCMEDLNEAIDKVSIGLKKKTRRDNIKERRLVAFHETGHALVGAFTPDYPPVNKITVVPRSRGVGGFTQYREEEERFFRTKRDMLNEIDTCLGGRAAEQIMLGEISTGASNDIQRATDIIHDMITVYGMSERFKNVTLGKRGGGYAAEPTLVREFSEETQKYIDDEIASMMDERYNYVLNLLGKHKDLLEYIANRLLEIETMDGKEFYEIVNAEKNCVKTEVSADSGEKKSVRTKKVSAASDEPKKTVRRTRKAKTEE
- the fliS gene encoding flagellar export chaperone FliS produces the protein MAYTNPYGGYNAYKSVGVKTASQGKLVVMLYEGAVSHLDKAIALIDGNNKIPAKQIENFGNHLQKVMDIITELEVSLDMDKGGEIAKNLMSLYIYFNKEILDASISHDKEKLSSIRKMLSDLHQSWETAASSTANTQNSGPQHSSLNIQG
- a CDS encoding flagellar biosynthesis protein FlgN yields the protein MQKLSQEELNERIAVLRRFRTLLEQQRAKFAEYLNVLEHQEAKIYTEDAQSLMNHTELEGQIVSSICSLQKVIVPLKTMYEKERSFYSMEDAVPVETIQKELASLQQKVITQNEKNRILLKSHLSQLRKQIDGFSNPYRNAASVYARNTATAGTRIAIEI